A genomic window from Thermococcus nautili includes:
- the pdo gene encoding protein disulfide oxidoreductase: MGLISDADKKVIKEEFFSKLTEPVKLMVFIGKDHCQYCDQLKQLVQELAELSDKLSYEVIDFDTEEGKKKAEEYRIDRAPAVSITRNGQDVGVRFFGLPAGHEFGAFLEDIVDVSNMTTDLMPESKEALAKIDRDVRILVFVTPTCPYCPLAVRMAHKFAIENTNAGKGKILGDMVEAIEYPEWADQYSVMAVPKIVIQVDGEDKVQFEGAYPEKMFMEKLLAALE; the protein is encoded by the coding sequence CTGATTAGCGATGCCGACAAGAAGGTAATAAAGGAGGAGTTCTTCTCCAAGCTCACCGAGCCGGTTAAGCTCATGGTCTTCATCGGAAAGGACCACTGCCAGTACTGCGACCAGCTCAAGCAGCTCGTTCAGGAGCTTGCCGAGCTGAGCGACAAGCTGAGCTACGAGGTCATAGACTTCGACACCGAGGAGGGCAAGAAGAAGGCCGAGGAGTACAGGATTGACCGCGCTCCTGCCGTCAGCATAACCAGAAACGGCCAGGACGTCGGCGTCAGGTTCTTCGGCCTTCCGGCCGGCCACGAGTTCGGCGCCTTCCTCGAGGACATCGTTGACGTCAGCAACATGACCACCGATTTGATGCCCGAGAGCAAGGAAGCCCTTGCGAAGATTGACAGGGACGTCAGGATACTCGTCTTTGTAACGCCAACCTGCCCCTACTGCCCGCTCGCGGTTAGGATGGCCCACAAGTTCGCCATCGAGAACACCAACGCCGGCAAGGGTAAGATACTCGGCGACATGGTCGAGGCTATCGAGTATCCAGAGTGGGCCGACCAGTACAGCGTCATGGCCGTTCCGAAGATAGTCATCCAGGTCGACGGCGAGGACAAGGTCCAGTTCGAGGGTGCCTACCCGGAGAAGATGTTCATGGAGAAGCTCCTCGCGGCTCTGGAGTGA
- a CDS encoding DNA-directed RNA polymerase subunit H has translation MAAKKEFDIFTHVLVPEHRILSEEEKEELLKKYRIRISQLPQIKASDPAVVALGAKPGDVIEIKRKSPTAGYYYYYRLVVED, from the coding sequence GTGGCGGCGAAAAAGGAGTTTGATATATTCACTCACGTGCTGGTTCCCGAGCACAGAATCCTCAGCGAGGAGGAGAAGGAGGAGCTCCTCAAGAAGTACAGGATTAGGATTTCCCAGCTTCCGCAGATTAAGGCTTCTGACCCTGCTGTCGTTGCCCTTGGAGCCAAGCCCGGCGATGTCATCGAGATAAAGAGGAAGAGCCCCACGGCGGGTTACTACTACTATTACCGCCTCGTCGTGGAGGACTGA